In a genomic window of Dyadobacter fermentans DSM 18053:
- a CDS encoding 3-deoxy-D-manno-octulosonic acid transferase produces MVKIIYQVAIQVFAFLFRLVAPFNPKLKLGAEGRKGLLDRLRSTFPAQSAGRPVAWFHAASLGEFEQGRPVIEAYREAFPDHFILLTFFSPSGYEIRKNYTGADLICYLPIDTPSNAREFVQITRPQVAFFIKYEFWFNYLRELRKNGSYILSFSTIFRPNQIFFKPYGGFFRKMLGYFDHLFVQNQASVTLLSGIGITHASIAGDTRFDRVRAIASNARELPEIGLFKSGNQCLIAGSVWDADMQVLIPALNALTGKLKAIIAPHEIKADEIAGWRAKLSGRSILYSEVAAGQNPEGFDYLIINNIGMLSSLYRYGNMAYIGGSFGVGLHNILEAATFGLPVVFGNKSYHRFQEAVDLIEKGGAFAMADSNALLQMLERWVNNPGSASAAGGISREYVHSGTGATGRIMQKVREAMR; encoded by the coding sequence TTGGTGAAAATCATTTATCAGGTCGCCATTCAGGTTTTCGCATTTCTATTCCGGTTAGTCGCACCTTTCAATCCCAAATTAAAGCTCGGCGCCGAGGGCCGGAAAGGCCTTCTCGATCGCTTACGCAGCACTTTTCCAGCCCAGTCGGCAGGGCGGCCGGTAGCGTGGTTCCACGCCGCGTCGCTCGGGGAATTTGAACAGGGAAGGCCGGTGATCGAAGCTTACCGCGAAGCTTTTCCGGACCATTTTATATTGCTGACGTTTTTCTCGCCTTCGGGTTATGAAATCCGTAAAAATTACACGGGAGCCGATCTGATCTGCTACCTGCCGATCGATACGCCTTCCAATGCACGGGAATTTGTACAAATCACCCGTCCGCAGGTGGCCTTTTTTATCAAATATGAATTCTGGTTTAACTACCTCCGCGAACTGCGGAAAAACGGAAGCTATATTCTTTCTTTTTCAACCATTTTTCGTCCGAACCAGATTTTCTTTAAGCCGTACGGCGGCTTTTTCCGGAAAATGCTCGGCTATTTCGATCATTTATTTGTCCAAAACCAGGCTTCCGTAACACTGCTGAGCGGCATCGGCATCACCCACGCCAGCATCGCAGGCGATACCCGGTTCGACCGCGTGCGGGCCATCGCGTCCAATGCGCGCGAGTTGCCGGAAATCGGCCTGTTCAAATCCGGGAACCAATGTCTCATCGCAGGCTCGGTGTGGGACGCCGATATGCAGGTGCTCATTCCGGCGCTGAATGCATTGACAGGTAAATTGAAGGCGATCATCGCGCCGCATGAGATCAAGGCAGACGAAATTGCCGGCTGGCGCGCAAAGTTGAGCGGTCGTTCCATTTTGTATTCGGAAGTGGCGGCAGGGCAAAATCCGGAAGGGTTTGACTATTTGATTATTAACAATATAGGGATGCTTTCGTCCTTGTATCGGTACGGAAATATGGCTTACATAGGCGGTTCGTTTGGTGTCGGGCTGCACAACATCCTTGAAGCTGCGACATTCGGTTTGCCGGTTGTTTTTGGGAATAAAAGCTATCACCGGTTCCAGGAGGCCGTAGACCTGATCGAAAAAGGTGGCGCATTCGCAATGGCTGATTCCAATGCGTTGCTGCAAATGCTGGAACGGTGGGTGAATAATCCAGGATCAGCCTCCGCGGCGGGTGGAATAAGCCGCGAATACGTGCATTCGGGGACGGGTGCCACCGGGCGGATCATGCAAAAAGTAAGGGAGGCAATGCGCTGA
- a CDS encoding ROK family protein gives MAKLFHASIPSATGIVNDLMREGWITETGTGPARAGRPPVLYGLNSKKYLTLIMDINRHDTQLVIFDLHNQLILKRKVAIRLDDSANFLEELFASTDDFLKSNNISHSKLWGIGVSMPGLINSSQGINLTYLNLTPPGVPLVTYLKEHFDLPVCLFNDTKATTIGEHRFGYAVDKSQVLTINIDWGVGLGIIINGEVFNGASGFAGELGHIQVKPDGMLCHCGKVGCLDTITSAIALIRQAKEGIHSGRATILKQIVNNDLEQLETSHIIEAVHAGDEFSIDLLSTVGTELGKGLATAVHLFNPEVIIVGGLLAEAGPFISNPIEQAINKYCLSDFKNPLSIHISKLGSKARLLGTQAYLFDNLITKEFS, from the coding sequence ATGGCAAAGCTGTTCCACGCGAGTATCCCCTCCGCAACCGGAATTGTAAATGATCTGATGCGCGAAGGCTGGATCACCGAAACCGGGACTGGCCCGGCGAGAGCTGGCCGCCCACCGGTACTATATGGTCTGAATTCGAAAAAGTACCTCACGCTGATCATGGACATCAACCGCCATGACACCCAGCTCGTTATTTTCGACCTGCATAACCAGCTGATCCTCAAAAGAAAAGTTGCCATACGCCTCGACGACTCTGCCAACTTCCTGGAAGAGCTTTTTGCCTCGACCGACGATTTCCTGAAATCCAATAACATTTCACATAGCAAGCTGTGGGGCATCGGCGTTTCGATGCCGGGGCTGATCAACTCTTCACAGGGTATTAATTTAACTTACCTGAACCTTACACCGCCGGGTGTGCCGCTGGTAACGTACCTCAAAGAGCATTTCGACCTGCCCGTGTGCCTTTTCAACGATACGAAGGCCACCACCATCGGCGAGCACCGCTTCGGATATGCGGTAGATAAATCGCAGGTGCTCACGATCAATATCGACTGGGGTGTGGGTTTGGGCATTATCATCAACGGCGAGGTGTTCAACGGCGCTTCGGGCTTCGCGGGCGAGCTGGGCCACATTCAGGTGAAACCCGACGGTATGCTCTGCCATTGCGGCAAAGTGGGCTGCCTGGACACGATCACGTCGGCCATTGCGCTGATTCGCCAGGCCAAGGAAGGCATCCACAGCGGCCGGGCCACGATCCTGAAACAGATTGTGAACAACGACCTCGAACAGCTGGAAACTTCTCACATTATTGAAGCAGTGCACGCGGGCGACGAGTTTTCGATCGACCTGCTAAGCACCGTGGGAACCGAACTGGGCAAGGGATTGGCTACCGCGGTTCATTTGTTCAATCCCGAAGTGATTATTGTTGGCGGGTTGCTGGCCGAAGCGGGGCCGTTCATTTCCAACCCGATTGAGCAGGCGATCAACAAATACTGCCTGTCGGATTTTAAAAACCCGCTGTCGATCCACATTTCCAAGCTGGGCTCCAAAGCCCGTCTGCTGGGGACACAGGCTTACCTGTTCGACAACCTCATTACGAAGGAATTTTCCTGA
- the lipA gene encoding lipoyl synthase, which yields MIELPVIPSERRKRPDWLRVKLPAGPEFRKVRQLVDNYKLHTICESGNCPNMGECWGAGTATFMILGNVCTRSCSFCAVATGRPNEYDTDEPRRVAEAIKLMQVKHAVITSVNRDELKDKGAEIWYQTVRQVKENTPETTIETLIPDVKSNWEALIHMIEGGQEVVSHNMETVERLYRAVRPQAKYARSLEQIKRTKEYGQRTKSGIMLGLGETQDEVYKAMDDLAENGLDILTLGQYLQPTKMHHEVIEWITPEMFDNYREEGLKRGLKYVESGPLVRSSYHAERHVNVPI from the coding sequence ATGATTGAATTGCCAGTAATACCATCGGAACGCAGAAAACGTCCCGATTGGCTCCGGGTCAAACTCCCCGCAGGCCCTGAATTCAGGAAAGTAAGACAGCTGGTCGACAACTATAAACTCCACACCATTTGCGAAAGCGGCAACTGCCCGAATATGGGAGAATGCTGGGGCGCTGGAACGGCCACCTTCATGATCCTCGGCAATGTGTGTACCAGAAGTTGCAGTTTCTGCGCGGTAGCGACCGGCCGGCCCAACGAATACGACACCGACGAACCACGGCGCGTGGCGGAGGCGATTAAGCTGATGCAGGTGAAACACGCGGTGATCACATCTGTAAACCGCGACGAACTGAAAGACAAGGGGGCCGAAATCTGGTACCAGACGGTTCGCCAGGTGAAGGAAAACACGCCGGAAACGACCATCGAGACGCTGATCCCCGATGTGAAAAGCAATTGGGAGGCCCTCATTCACATGATCGAAGGAGGCCAGGAGGTGGTTTCGCATAATATGGAAACGGTGGAACGTTTATACCGAGCGGTACGCCCGCAGGCTAAATATGCCCGCAGCCTCGAACAGATCAAACGTACGAAGGAATACGGCCAACGCACCAAATCCGGCATTATGCTCGGCCTGGGCGAAACGCAGGATGAAGTGTACAAGGCAATGGACGACTTGGCCGAAAACGGACTTGATATCCTGACTTTGGGACAATACCTGCAACCTACCAAAATGCACCATGAAGTAATCGAATGGATCACACCCGAGATGTTCGATAATTACAGGGAAGAAGGGCTGAAACGCGGACTAAAATATGTCGAGTCAGGGCCACTGGTACGTTCGAGTTATCATGCGGAACGACACGTGAATGTACCCATCTGA
- the rsgA gene encoding ribosome small subunit-dependent GTPase A gives MGLIRGLVLRSTGSWYDVRDSRDGHIWQCRLKGKFKALGLKVTNPIAVGDYVNFEVENEGENFGIIHEIVPRENYVIRRSVHKTAHAHLIAANVDQAILIATLVFPRTSLGFIDRFLVAIESFRIPGVLVFNKQDLLDDEMKGFQAELMELYTSLGYRCIATTALAELGLEDFKQILKGKVSLLSGHSGVGKSTLVNAIAPDLDIKTQEVSTFANKGVHTTTFAEMFELEKGTFIIDSPGIKELGLADMEKEEISHYFPEMRERLNECRFNNCQHINEPGCAVKDAVSEGKIAITRYESYLSMMLGDDNRK, from the coding sequence ATGGGTTTAATAAGGGGTTTGGTGCTTCGTTCGACGGGTTCGTGGTACGATGTCAGGGATAGCAGGGACGGGCACATCTGGCAGTGTCGTTTGAAAGGTAAGTTCAAAGCATTAGGTCTGAAAGTGACCAATCCGATAGCCGTCGGCGATTATGTCAATTTTGAAGTGGAGAACGAGGGCGAAAACTTTGGCATTATCCATGAGATCGTGCCGCGCGAGAACTATGTGATCCGTCGCTCGGTGCATAAAACCGCACACGCACACCTCATTGCCGCGAATGTGGACCAGGCCATTCTGATCGCAACACTCGTTTTTCCGCGCACTTCCCTTGGCTTTATCGACCGCTTCCTGGTGGCCATCGAATCTTTCCGCATTCCCGGCGTGCTCGTATTCAACAAGCAGGATTTGCTGGATGATGAAATGAAAGGTTTTCAGGCGGAGCTGATGGAACTGTACACGTCGCTCGGCTACCGCTGTATCGCCACAACCGCCCTCGCGGAGCTCGGTCTGGAAGATTTTAAGCAGATTTTGAAAGGCAAAGTTTCGCTGCTGTCGGGGCACTCGGGAGTGGGGAAATCAACCCTGGTGAATGCCATTGCGCCCGACCTGGATATTAAGACGCAGGAGGTATCCACATTTGCGAACAAGGGTGTACACACCACTACATTCGCCGAAATGTTCGAGCTCGAAAAGGGTACGTTCATCATCGATTCGCCGGGAATCAAGGAACTTGGTCTGGCAGATATGGAGAAGGAGGAAATCAGCCATTACTTCCCCGAAATGCGAGAGAGGCTGAATGAATGCCGCTTCAACAATTGCCAGCACATCAACGAGCCGGGTTGCGCAGTGAAGGATGCCGTTTCGGAAGGGAAAATCGCGATAACGCGTTATGAGAGCTATTTGAGCATGATGCTGGGGGATGATAACCGGAAGTAG
- the tamL gene encoding translocation and assembly module lipoprotein TamL, whose amino-acid sequence MRSNIGYLLAICIFLGSCSVNRYVPEGQSIYVGNKVNVQADTLSKPNVSGLSSQLEGLIKPPPNKTLFGFPWKVWFYYWIGEPKDEGGLRSWFRKKLGEPPRYATQRIVDINAANMVAYLDNEGYYRSSVKGKIVPHKKKKKRTAVTEYNAYVMPRYVINELTYVIPDSSRFNRDLDSAKAKTLLKKGDPIRLDVVSAERTRIDQELKGKGYYFFNPDHLIVKVDSTIGGADSTLGPQQVNLYLEVKKETAQTSLKQYFINRIFVNTGTEESQQTDSTALATRGPLRRGINVTDPGNKYKRRIFYDAIGFRRGNMYTNTMHDVSLQRLVNLQNFRFVKNRFDLVPRSDSALLDVYYDLAPMKKKSLQTVLSASTKSNNLGGSQLDVTWRNRNFFRGAEMLALSAYFGFDVQLGGNRNSSNNIGNEYIRYGAKADLSFPRFIIPFVRIRPEKSQALPKTILSLNYENRIQRNFYTTRSIRGDWSYVWRRNSEVEHTLTPISINFVEPRNINYETYDKIIFDPDTNPLDVQRYLTILETKYLIMGSNYSISFRPTPRPFSKNQFALSGGIDYGGNLLSLIAKKMEYDSIPRELFGVPVFQYIKLDGDVRYYRTITPSIKWANRLLLGAIRPYGNSKTMQTPLFKQYFGGGSTGIRAFRARSLGPGVYPPDSSSIALFGYQTFADIRMEFNSEIRIKFTDIINTALFVDAGNIWSFGSAERSGYDERALISNDFFKQLAVGGGIGLRLDFSYLVFRLDLATPFRKPWYTQEIESETPEGDIKYKNPWVFNEIKFGSKSWRKENLILNIAVGLPF is encoded by the coding sequence ATGAGAAGTAATATCGGGTATTTACTGGCCATTTGTATTTTCCTGGGGAGCTGCTCGGTAAATCGATACGTGCCCGAAGGCCAGAGCATTTATGTCGGTAACAAAGTAAATGTGCAGGCCGACACGCTGTCGAAGCCTAATGTGTCCGGCTTGTCGTCCCAGCTCGAAGGGCTGATCAAGCCGCCGCCCAACAAAACCCTTTTCGGGTTTCCGTGGAAAGTTTGGTTTTATTATTGGATAGGCGAACCCAAAGACGAGGGCGGTTTGCGGAGCTGGTTCAGGAAAAAACTGGGCGAACCGCCGCGCTATGCAACGCAACGCATTGTGGACATTAATGCCGCCAATATGGTAGCTTACCTGGATAATGAAGGCTATTACCGGTCGTCGGTGAAGGGTAAAATCGTGCCTCATAAAAAGAAGAAAAAGCGCACGGCGGTTACGGAGTACAATGCGTATGTCATGCCGCGCTACGTGATCAACGAGCTCACGTACGTCATTCCCGACAGTTCGCGCTTCAACCGCGACCTCGATTCGGCCAAGGCAAAAACCCTTCTGAAAAAAGGCGACCCTATCCGGCTCGATGTGGTCAGCGCCGAACGCACGCGCATTGATCAGGAACTGAAAGGCAAAGGATACTATTTTTTCAACCCGGATCATCTGATCGTCAAGGTCGATTCCACGATTGGCGGCGCCGATTCAACGCTCGGGCCGCAGCAGGTTAATTTATACCTGGAAGTCAAAAAAGAAACTGCGCAAACTTCGCTGAAACAGTATTTCATCAACCGCATTTTCGTCAATACCGGCACGGAGGAAAGCCAGCAAACCGATTCTACCGCCCTTGCCACGCGCGGTCCATTGCGGAGAGGGATCAACGTCACCGACCCCGGCAACAAGTACAAACGCCGGATATTCTACGACGCGATCGGGTTCAGAAGGGGTAATATGTATACCAATACCATGCACGACGTGTCGCTGCAACGGTTGGTAAACCTGCAAAATTTCCGTTTTGTCAAAAACCGCTTCGACCTCGTTCCCCGCTCCGATTCGGCATTGCTGGACGTGTATTACGACCTCGCGCCGATGAAGAAAAAGTCGCTGCAAACCGTCCTTTCGGCCAGTACCAAATCCAACAACCTCGGCGGCTCGCAGCTGGATGTTACCTGGCGAAACCGTAACTTCTTCCGCGGGGCCGAAATGCTCGCGCTCAGCGCCTATTTCGGTTTTGACGTGCAGCTGGGAGGAAACCGTAACTCATCGAACAACATCGGAAACGAGTACATCCGTTACGGGGCAAAGGCCGATCTTTCTTTCCCGCGCTTTATTATCCCATTCGTGCGGATCAGGCCGGAAAAGAGCCAGGCATTGCCCAAAACGATCCTATCGCTCAATTACGAAAACCGCATCCAGCGCAATTTCTACACCACCCGCTCCATCCGCGGCGACTGGTCGTACGTGTGGCGGCGTAATTCCGAAGTCGAGCATACCCTCACGCCCATTTCAATCAACTTTGTGGAGCCGAGGAATATCAATTACGAAACCTACGACAAGATCATCTTCGACCCGGACACGAACCCGCTGGACGTACAGCGTTACCTGACGATCCTCGAAACGAAGTACCTCATCATGGGTTCTAACTATTCGATCTCTTTCCGGCCTACGCCGCGCCCATTCAGCAAAAACCAGTTTGCATTAAGCGGCGGTATCGATTACGGCGGGAATTTGTTGAGCCTTATTGCCAAAAAGATGGAGTACGACAGCATTCCAAGAGAGCTTTTCGGGGTGCCGGTGTTTCAATATATCAAGTTGGATGGTGATGTAAGATACTACCGCACGATCACGCCGTCGATCAAATGGGCTAATCGCCTTTTGCTGGGTGCAATCAGGCCGTATGGTAATTCCAAAACGATGCAGACGCCGCTGTTCAAGCAATATTTCGGCGGTGGTAGCACGGGTATCAGGGCCTTCCGGGCAAGATCACTCGGGCCGGGCGTTTATCCGCCGGATTCAAGCTCTATCGCGCTGTTCGGCTACCAGACTTTTGCCGACATCCGTATGGAATTCAACTCGGAAATACGCATTAAGTTTACCGACATTATCAACACAGCGCTGTTTGTAGATGCCGGCAATATCTGGTCGTTCGGTAGTGCGGAGCGGTCGGGTTACGACGAGCGGGCGCTTATCAGCAATGACTTTTTCAAACAGCTCGCCGTAGGCGGCGGGATAGGCCTTCGTCTGGACTTCTCCTACCTGGTTTTCCGCCTCGACCTCGCCACGCCTTTCCGCAAGCCGTGGTACACGCAGGAAATTGAATCAGAAACACCCGAGGGTGATATCAAATACAAAAACCCGTGGGTTTTCAATGAGATCAAATTCGGAAGTAAAAGTTGGAGAAAGGAGAACCTGATCTTGAACATCGCGGTGGGGCTGCCATTCTAG
- the mce gene encoding methylmalonyl-CoA epimerase: MMTNVEHIGIAVSDLLGAETLYAALLGAAPYKREEVESEQVLTSFFKVNQTKIELLQATGPDSAIARFIAKKGEGIHHIAFEVDDILAEMDRLRNAGFTLLNESPKRGADNKLVCFVHPKSAYGVLIELCQEIR, encoded by the coding sequence ATGATGACAAATGTAGAACATATTGGTATTGCGGTGAGCGATCTTCTGGGGGCGGAAACGCTCTATGCAGCGCTTTTGGGTGCGGCGCCTTATAAGCGGGAGGAAGTGGAGTCGGAGCAGGTGTTGACTTCGTTTTTTAAAGTGAACCAAACTAAAATAGAGCTGCTGCAAGCCACCGGGCCCGATAGCGCCATTGCGCGTTTCATTGCCAAGAAAGGGGAAGGCATCCATCACATTGCCTTCGAAGTCGACGATATTCTTGCTGAAATGGACCGCCTCCGCAATGCGGGATTTACGCTCCTCAATGAATCGCCCAAACGCGGCGCAGATAACAAGCTGGTCTGTTTTGTACATCCCAAAAGCGCCTACGGCGTGCTGATCGAACTTTGCCAGGAAATCCGGTGA